A window of the Streptomyces sp. NBC_01351 genome harbors these coding sequences:
- a CDS encoding DUF3043 domain-containing protein: MFGSRSSKEEKAAATDKVSADLSQPRDPQAPKGRPTPKRAVAQSQRKAVVASTGNRKEDAKRARERRRVEMAKQREALASGDERYLPARDKGPVRRFVRDYVDSRFSVAEMFLPLAVIILVLSMVRQPAIQNIALLLWLGVIALIIVDSIGLVFRLRKVLNERFANEPRRGAVAYGLMRTLQMRRLRLPKPQVKRGERP, encoded by the coding sequence GTGTTTGGTAGCCGCTCCTCCAAGGAAGAGAAGGCCGCCGCCACCGACAAGGTGAGCGCCGACCTCTCGCAGCCCCGTGACCCGCAGGCCCCGAAGGGCCGCCCTACGCCGAAGCGTGCTGTGGCCCAGTCGCAGCGCAAGGCCGTGGTGGCCTCGACCGGCAACCGCAAGGAGGATGCCAAGCGAGCCCGTGAGCGCCGTCGCGTGGAAATGGCCAAGCAGCGCGAAGCGCTGGCCAGTGGCGACGAGCGTTACCTGCCCGCACGTGACAAGGGCCCCGTCCGCAGGTTCGTCCGCGACTACGTGGACTCCCGCTTCTCGGTCGCCGAGATGTTCCTGCCCCTGGCAGTGATCATCCTGGTGCTGAGCATGGTCCGTCAGCCTGCGATCCAGAACATCGCCCTGCTGCTGTGGCTCGGCGTGATCGCCCTGATCATCGTCGACTCCATCGGCCTGGTGTTCCGCCTGCGCAAGGTGCTGAACGAGCGCTTCGCGAACGAGCCGCGCCGCGGCGCCGTCGCGTACGGGCTCATGCGCACGCTCCAGATGCGCCGGCTCCGCCTGCCGAAGCCCCAGGTCAAGCGCGGGGAACGGCCCTGA
- a CDS encoding adenosylcobinamide-GDP ribazoletransferase, whose translation MTDSFEDQPEAPPADRASFADGVRFAFGTLTVLPARITRWDRPAARTGMACAPLAGLAVGLLAAVPGVLLLVLGGGPLLAAAVTVAVPAGLTRGLHLDGLADTADGLGSAKPAGDALRIMKQSDIGPFGVVALVMLLLVQVAALSQAYADSWARGALAAVTAAVTARLAMTLASRDGVPAARPEGLGAAVAGAVPRTTAAALAALTTVAAAAAALPLGLPAAARAAAAVLAALFVADRLLRRCVRRFDGVTGDVFGALAEVSATTALVVLALG comes from the coding sequence ATGACAGATTCGTTCGAAGACCAGCCCGAAGCGCCGCCCGCGGACCGCGCCTCGTTCGCCGACGGCGTCCGTTTCGCCTTCGGCACGCTCACGGTGCTGCCCGCCCGCATCACCCGATGGGACCGCCCCGCAGCCCGCACCGGGATGGCCTGCGCCCCGCTCGCCGGGCTGGCCGTGGGCCTGCTCGCCGCCGTGCCCGGGGTGCTCCTGCTGGTGCTCGGCGGCGGCCCGCTGCTCGCGGCGGCCGTCACCGTCGCCGTGCCGGCCGGCCTGACCCGGGGGCTGCACCTGGACGGACTCGCCGATACCGCGGACGGCCTGGGCAGCGCCAAACCGGCCGGCGACGCGCTGCGCATCATGAAGCAGTCCGACATCGGCCCCTTCGGGGTCGTGGCCCTGGTGATGCTCCTGCTGGTGCAGGTCGCCGCCCTGTCCCAGGCCTACGCCGACAGCTGGGCGCGCGGCGCCCTCGCCGCCGTCACCGCCGCCGTCACCGCCCGCCTCGCCATGACCCTGGCCTCCCGCGACGGCGTCCCGGCCGCCCGCCCGGAGGGCCTCGGTGCCGCCGTCGCCGGCGCGGTCCCGCGCACCACGGCCGCGGCCCTGGCCGCCCTGACCACGGTGGCCGCCGCGGCCGCCGCCCTCCCGCTGGGCCTCCCCGCGGCCGCCCGCGCCGCCGCGGCGGTCCTGGCGGCCCTGTTCGTCGCGGACCGGCTGCTGCGCCGCTGCGTACGCCGCTTCGACGGGGTCACCGGCGACGTCTTCGGCGCCCTGGCCGAGGTCTCGGCGACGACGGCCCTGGTGGTCCTGGCCCTGGGCTGA
- a CDS encoding PspA/IM30 family protein, giving the protein MSGVMKRMGMIFRAKANKALDRAEDPRETLDYSYQKQLELLQKVRRGVADVATSRKRLELQLNQLQAQSAKLEDQGRKALALGREDLAREALSRRASLQQQVSDLEVQHQTLQGEEEKLTLASQRLQAKVDAFRTKKETIKATYTAAQAQTRIAESFSGISEEMSDVGLAIQRAEDKTAQLQARAGAIDELLASGALDDQSGLGSKDDIQAELDRLSGGTDVELELQRMKAELAGGPSAQQQAIEGGAQGTAQQPQGQHRFDKQ; this is encoded by the coding sequence ATGAGCGGTGTCATGAAGCGTATGGGGATGATCTTCCGCGCGAAGGCGAACAAGGCCCTTGACCGGGCCGAGGACCCGCGCGAGACCCTCGACTACTCGTACCAGAAGCAGCTGGAGCTGCTTCAGAAGGTGCGTCGCGGTGTCGCCGACGTGGCGACGTCCCGCAAGCGGCTCGAACTGCAGCTGAACCAGTTGCAGGCGCAGTCCGCCAAGCTGGAGGACCAGGGCCGCAAGGCCCTCGCCCTCGGTCGCGAGGACCTGGCCCGCGAGGCCCTGTCCCGTCGCGCCTCGCTCCAGCAGCAGGTCAGCGACCTGGAGGTGCAGCACCAGACCCTGCAGGGCGAGGAGGAGAAGCTGACCCTCGCCTCCCAGCGCCTTCAGGCCAAGGTGGACGCCTTCCGGACAAAGAAGGAGACCATCAAGGCCACCTACACCGCGGCCCAGGCGCAGACCCGGATCGCGGAGTCCTTCTCCGGCATCTCCGAGGAGATGAGCGACGTCGGTCTGGCCATCCAGCGGGCCGAGGACAAGACCGCCCAGCTCCAGGCCCGCGCCGGCGCGATCGACGAGCTGCTGGCCTCCGGCGCGCTCGACGACCAGAGCGGGCTCGGCTCGAAGGACGACATCCAGGCCGAACTGGACCGCCTGTCGGGCGGTACGGACGTCGAGCTGGAGCTCCAGCGGATGAAGGCGGAGCTGGCGGGCGGCCCGTCCGCCCAGCAGCAGGCCATCGAGGGCGGCGCCCAGGGCACCGCCCAGCAGCCGCAGGGCCAGCACCGGTTCGACAAGCAGTAG
- the pspAA gene encoding PspA-associated protein PspAA, producing the protein MIVRIMGEGQVKLADSHFTELNKLDDELLAEMESGDGEGFRRTLGALLEAVRRLGEPLPDDALEPSELILPAPGATLDEVREMLSDDGLIPG; encoded by the coding sequence ATGATTGTCCGCATCATGGGGGAAGGTCAGGTGAAGCTGGCCGACAGCCACTTCACCGAGCTCAACAAGCTGGACGACGAACTGCTCGCGGAAATGGAGAGCGGTGACGGGGAGGGCTTCCGGCGCACGCTGGGCGCGCTGCTCGAAGCCGTACGGCGGCTCGGCGAGCCGCTGCCGGACGACGCGCTGGAGCCGTCCGAGCTGATCCTGCCCGCTCCGGGCGCGACTCTGGACGAGGTCAGGGAGATGCTCAGCGACGACGGCCTGATCCCCGGCTGA
- a CDS encoding glycosyltransferase family 2 protein produces the protein MQREYIPDVSVIIAVYNAMPYLRECLDSVVTQTIGLDRIEVIAVDDGSTDGSGVELDRYAARHPQIRVVHQPNSGGASAPRNRALDLARGRYVYVVDADDYLGPEALERLVGMADGQGSDVVLGKQVGLGRVVSDKAYRHAEHADLYTSEVYRAQRSFKLIRRQVLEYHRIRYPEDLWYGEDQVFMTAAYLAARKISVVGDYDCYFLRKRPDGGNLTSRSRTAWEAVESLDRVMRMVSDTVRDPVGRRRMLGRQFRALIGRVTKAALGRASRPDFAAEVYWRAKAMCDAYWAPDMYRELSHIDRIRIHCFMHGATEAFEQLAAYDPEQAPPGRFVDNGRVYRLFPFFRDPAVGLPDALFEITDEFKVVHRLDSVSWKGSRVRLTGLGYIASLETGRMGSELALRQRETGVEHLVPVTARGSAPVVAPAAFEVVADPDGGPVLPEFEVEVDLASIGGGPILPGTWDLFLNVRTDGVMRPARLGRNAAPGLDRTARRPRVVHQDHASGTELAATVFFTAGYDNVSIEVARRLPLPAAAPAQAG, from the coding sequence ATGCAGCGTGAGTACATCCCCGACGTATCCGTGATCATCGCCGTCTACAACGCGATGCCGTACCTCAGGGAGTGCCTCGACTCGGTCGTGACCCAGACCATCGGGCTCGACCGGATCGAAGTGATCGCCGTCGACGACGGGTCCACGGACGGTAGCGGCGTAGAGCTGGACCGCTACGCCGCCCGCCACCCGCAGATCCGGGTCGTGCACCAGCCGAACTCGGGCGGCGCGAGCGCACCCCGCAACCGGGCCCTCGACCTGGCCCGGGGCCGTTACGTCTACGTGGTCGACGCGGACGACTACCTCGGCCCGGAGGCGCTGGAGCGGCTGGTGGGGATGGCCGACGGCCAGGGCAGCGACGTCGTCCTCGGCAAGCAGGTCGGACTCGGCCGGGTCGTTTCGGACAAGGCGTACCGGCACGCCGAACACGCGGATCTGTACACGTCAGAGGTGTACCGGGCGCAGAGGAGCTTCAAGCTCATCCGGCGCCAGGTCCTGGAGTACCACCGGATCCGCTACCCGGAAGACCTCTGGTACGGCGAGGACCAGGTCTTCATGACCGCCGCGTACCTCGCCGCCCGGAAGATATCGGTGGTCGGGGACTACGACTGCTACTTCTTGCGTAAACGCCCGGACGGCGGCAACCTCACCTCGCGGTCCAGGACCGCCTGGGAGGCCGTCGAGTCCCTCGACCGCGTGATGCGCATGGTCTCGGACACGGTCCGGGATCCGGTGGGACGCCGCAGGATGCTGGGACGCCAGTTCCGGGCCCTGATCGGCAGGGTCACGAAGGCCGCGCTGGGGCGTGCGAGCCGGCCCGACTTCGCCGCCGAGGTGTACTGGCGTGCCAAGGCCATGTGCGACGCGTACTGGGCCCCCGACATGTACCGGGAGCTGTCGCACATCGACCGGATCAGGATCCACTGCTTCATGCACGGGGCGACGGAGGCCTTCGAGCAGCTCGCCGCGTACGACCCGGAGCAGGCCCCGCCGGGGCGGTTCGTCGACAACGGCCGCGTGTACCGGCTCTTCCCGTTCTTCCGCGACCCCGCCGTCGGGCTGCCGGACGCCCTCTTCGAGATCACGGACGAGTTCAAGGTCGTGCACCGGCTCGACTCGGTGTCGTGGAAGGGCAGCCGGGTGCGCCTCACCGGCCTCGGGTACATCGCCTCCCTCGAAACCGGACGGATGGGCTCCGAACTGGCGCTGCGGCAGCGCGAGACCGGCGTGGAGCACCTGGTCCCGGTCACCGCGCGCGGGTCCGCCCCCGTCGTCGCCCCGGCCGCCTTCGAGGTGGTCGCGGACCCCGACGGCGGGCCGGTCCTCCCCGAGTTCGAGGTGGAGGTGGACCTCGCGTCCATCGGCGGCGGGCCGATCCTCCCCGGCACCTGGGACCTCTTCCTCAACGTCCGCACCGACGGCGTGATGCGCCCGGCCCGTCTCGGCCGCAACGCGGCACCCGGGCTCGACCGGACGGCGCGCCGGCCCCGCGTGGTCCACCAGGACCACGCCTCGGGCACCGAACTGGCCGCGACCGTGTTCTTCACCGCGGGCTACGACAACGTCAGCATCGAGGTGGCCCGCAGGCTCCCGCTCCCGGCCGCCGCCCCGGCTCAGGCCGGCTGA
- a CDS encoding response regulator transcription factor, which translates to MEETATPDPTPIRVLLADDQALLRSAFKVLVDSEPDMQVVGEASDGAQAFALARETRADVVLMDIRMPGTDGLAATRMISADPELAAVRVVMLTTFEVDEYVVQALRAGASGFLGKGAEPEELLNAIRVAAAGEALLSPTATKGLIATFLAQGGGADPAAAGASAGSHAERLAALTVREREVLVHVAAGLSNDGIAGRLEVSPLTVKTHVNRAMAKLGARDRAQLVVIAYESGLVRPRAE; encoded by the coding sequence GTGGAAGAGACCGCGACTCCGGACCCGACGCCCATCAGGGTGCTGCTCGCCGACGACCAGGCGCTGCTGCGATCCGCCTTCAAGGTGCTCGTCGACTCCGAGCCCGACATGCAGGTCGTCGGGGAGGCCTCCGACGGGGCCCAGGCCTTCGCGCTCGCCCGGGAGACCCGCGCCGACGTCGTCCTCATGGACATCCGGATGCCCGGCACCGACGGGCTCGCCGCCACCCGGATGATCAGCGCGGACCCGGAACTCGCCGCCGTGCGCGTGGTGATGCTCACGACCTTCGAGGTCGACGAGTACGTGGTCCAGGCCCTGCGCGCCGGTGCCTCCGGCTTCCTCGGCAAGGGCGCCGAGCCCGAGGAGCTGCTCAACGCGATCCGGGTGGCCGCCGCCGGCGAGGCCCTGCTCTCCCCGACCGCCACCAAGGGGCTCATCGCCACCTTCCTCGCCCAGGGCGGCGGCGCCGACCCGGCCGCCGCCGGGGCCTCGGCCGGCTCGCACGCCGAGCGGCTGGCCGCGCTGACCGTCCGGGAGCGCGAGGTCCTCGTCCATGTGGCCGCCGGGCTGTCCAACGACGGGATCGCCGGCCGGCTGGAGGTCAGCCCGCTCACCGTCAAGACCCACGTGAACCGGGCCATGGCCAAGCTCGGCGCACGCGACCGGGCCCAATTGGTGGTCATCGCGTACGAATCGGGACTTGTCCGGCCCCGCGCGGAGTAG
- a CDS encoding caspase, EACC1-associated type translates to MAVREALVVATSSYEDTRLNQLNSPGLDATGLSEVLSDPAIGGYAVRSVIDQPAHVVRREIERFFIRRKPDDQLLLYLSCHGIKDSRLQLYFAATDTDRDLLESTSVPAVFVNGRLIGCNSRKILVLLDCCYSGAFKPGGAKSADRAVHLLEEFKDTGVAVITATDALQQAWEGDGPVTETGEGQLSVFTAAAVGGLRSGRADRDGDGWVSVEDLYEHVREEMLARDARQSPLRWILGGQGTLKVARRAPLAVVAAVPEPGSVPEGGSASGLRAGIAPVAGLLRRTLGPRPRPALLALEDGSLSRTTDPGRIVERIPPGTGYSALGHQLAVDLFGRMEREAGDGRVTAVVVLDALTAGIQPLLDGGAHPVQVDRVLGRLLEGAERKARRLGALPYGHKEYEALFRTAMGDPVMPRDWAGSMTEPDMHMDGIMSLRRIDSPEDEYSQEGTGYFIEGGRVLDDGSVPPDLPAEAVEDPAVLLCAVPIPSLEPLRPLLKEAAEAGRRLVVVAPEVGAPAFDEPPRPAEYFGIRPRGTPSGLGLPPEKVFHDLSVVTGGTVVRSVQGLTGLRLDELGRAGLVLADRRSAVFVPPQECAGQVALWVAALRAEAAKETDYVARAYRARRAARFGAEAVIAQGVVPPAEREVFDRVVSAIRVAVQTADDGAVPGTAAALTEIGHNRLPQDYAWQPSLARPLRDALALALAAPLAAIAENNGEEDPGMLVDEVRRHWPALTYDALGGGLTDPVRAAVLEPVTVALAVLRAVRETTSEYLSLL, encoded by the coding sequence GTGGCGGTGCGTGAGGCGCTGGTCGTCGCCACGTCCTCGTACGAGGACACCCGGCTCAACCAGTTGAACTCGCCGGGCCTGGACGCGACGGGCCTCTCCGAGGTGCTCAGCGACCCGGCCATCGGCGGCTACGCGGTCCGGTCGGTCATCGATCAGCCCGCGCACGTCGTGCGGCGCGAGATCGAACGGTTCTTCATCCGCCGCAAGCCCGACGACCAGCTCCTGCTGTACCTGTCCTGCCACGGCATCAAGGACTCCCGGCTCCAGCTGTACTTCGCCGCGACCGACACCGACCGGGACCTGTTGGAGTCCACCTCCGTCCCGGCCGTCTTCGTCAACGGACGGCTGATCGGGTGCAACTCGCGCAAAATCCTGGTGCTGCTGGACTGCTGCTACAGCGGGGCGTTCAAGCCGGGCGGCGCGAAGTCGGCGGACAGGGCCGTGCACCTGCTGGAGGAGTTCAAGGACACCGGGGTCGCGGTGATCACGGCCACGGACGCGCTCCAACAGGCCTGGGAGGGCGACGGCCCGGTCACCGAGACCGGGGAGGGGCAACTGTCCGTGTTCACCGCGGCGGCCGTCGGCGGGCTGCGGTCGGGGCGGGCGGACCGGGACGGCGACGGCTGGGTCTCGGTCGAGGACCTGTACGAGCACGTCCGCGAGGAGATGCTGGCCCGCGACGCCCGGCAGAGCCCGCTGCGCTGGATCCTGGGCGGCCAGGGCACGTTGAAGGTGGCGCGGCGGGCGCCTCTCGCGGTCGTGGCGGCGGTACCGGAGCCGGGCTCCGTCCCGGAGGGAGGGTCGGCCTCCGGACTGCGGGCCGGCATCGCGCCGGTGGCGGGGCTGCTGCGCCGGACGCTCGGCCCCCGGCCGAGGCCGGCCCTGCTCGCCCTGGAGGACGGCTCGCTGTCGCGGACCACCGACCCGGGGCGGATAGTCGAGCGGATCCCGCCGGGCACGGGGTATTCGGCGCTGGGCCATCAGCTGGCCGTGGACCTGTTCGGGCGGATGGAGCGGGAGGCCGGTGACGGCCGGGTCACCGCGGTCGTCGTCCTGGACGCGCTGACCGCCGGGATCCAGCCGCTGCTGGACGGCGGGGCGCACCCGGTGCAGGTGGACCGGGTGCTGGGCAGGCTGCTGGAGGGCGCCGAGCGGAAGGCCCGTCGGCTCGGCGCCCTGCCGTACGGGCACAAGGAGTACGAGGCGCTCTTCCGGACGGCGATGGGCGACCCGGTCATGCCCCGGGACTGGGCCGGCTCGATGACCGAGCCGGACATGCACATGGACGGCATCATGTCCCTCCGGCGGATCGATTCCCCGGAGGACGAGTACTCCCAGGAGGGCACGGGCTACTTCATCGAGGGCGGTCGCGTCCTGGACGACGGGAGCGTGCCGCCGGACCTGCCCGCCGAGGCGGTGGAGGATCCGGCGGTCCTGCTGTGCGCCGTCCCGATCCCGTCCCTGGAGCCGCTGCGGCCCCTCCTCAAGGAGGCGGCCGAGGCCGGGCGGCGGCTGGTCGTGGTGGCCCCCGAGGTGGGCGCTCCCGCCTTCGACGAACCCCCGCGCCCCGCGGAGTACTTCGGGATCCGGCCCCGGGGGACGCCTTCGGGGTTGGGGCTGCCGCCGGAGAAGGTGTTCCACGACCTCTCCGTGGTGACCGGGGGCACGGTGGTCCGCTCGGTGCAGGGGCTGACCGGGCTGCGGCTGGACGAACTGGGCCGGGCCGGCCTCGTCCTGGCCGACCGCCGGTCGGCCGTCTTCGTCCCCCCGCAGGAGTGCGCCGGGCAGGTCGCGCTGTGGGTGGCCGCTCTGCGTGCCGAGGCCGCGAAAGAGACGGACTACGTGGCGCGTGCGTACCGGGCGCGGCGAGCGGCCCGGTTCGGCGCGGAGGCCGTCATCGCCCAGGGTGTCGTGCCCCCGGCCGAGCGCGAGGTCTTCGACCGGGTCGTCAGCGCGATACGCGTGGCAGTTCAGACGGCGGACGACGGGGCGGTGCCGGGAACGGCCGCCGCCCTGACGGAGATCGGGCACAACCGGCTGCCGCAGGACTACGCGTGGCAGCCCTCCCTGGCACGTCCGCTGCGTGACGCCCTCGCCCTGGCCCTGGCCGCTCCGCTGGCCGCGATCGCCGAGAACAACGGCGAGGAGGATCCCGGGATGCTGGTGGACGAGGTGCGCCGGCACTGGCCGGCCCTCACCTACGACGCCCTCGGCGGCGGGCTGACCGACCCGGTCAGGGCCGCGGTGCTGGAGCCCGTCACAGTGGCCCTGGCCGTGCTGCGCGCGGTCCGGGAGACGACCTCCGAATACCTGTCCCTCCTGTGA
- a CDS encoding efflux RND transporter permease subunit, with amino-acid sequence MSWLSRFSLAQRALIGLVSLVALLFGAIAIPQLKQQLLPSIELPMVSVLAPYQGASPDVVEKQVVEPIEAMLKGVDGITGITSTASEGNALIMATFDYGDSGTKQLVADVQQAVNRARVRLPAEVDPQVVAGSTDDIPTVILAVTSDKDQQALADQLERSVVPVLSDIEGVGQVTVDGVQDLQVTVTPDNARLAAAGIDGAALAQGLQAGGATVPAGSFDEAGKNRTVRVGAGYTSLAQVEDLRLSPGPGKPAVRLGDVATVKQEAAKAVSITRTNGKPSLALVLTMDKDGSAVAISDAVKDKLPELRSTLGGGAELTVVSDQGPAVAKSISSLTTEGLLGLVFAVIVILVFLASLRSTLVTAVSIPLSVVLALIVLWTRDLSLNMLTLGALTIAIGRVVDDSIVVLENIKRHLGYGEERESAIITAVKEVAGAVTSSTLTTVAVFLPIGLVGGMIGELFGSFSLTVTAALLASLLVSLTVVPVLSYWFLRAPKGVASGDAESMAKARREAEEKEARSKLQGFYVRVLGFATRRRLTSVGIAVVVLVGTFGMTPLLKTNFFDQGEQDVLTVKQELAPGTSLAATDEASRKIEQVLASVDGVKSHQVTVGSSGFLAAFGGGTGSNQASFQVSLKDSGKAESVKKQIEGKLAALDGIGETRISAGDGFGSQNLSVVVKAGDAAVLAKAAEQVRAEVATLKNVTDVQSDLSQSVPRISVTATPKAAELGLNQAALGGIVAQVVRGNPAGKAVLDDTERDIVIKSASPATTLAELQALPVGPLKLGDIAEVKEVPGPVAMTRIDGARAATITARPVGDNTGAVSSVLQTKIKALDLPDGATASIGGVSEDQDEAFASLGLAMFAAIAIVFMLLVATFRSLVQPLILLVSIPFAATGAIGLLLVTGTPMGVPAMIGMLMLIGIVVTNAIVLIDLVNQYRAQGLGVVEAVVEGGRHRLRPILMTALATIFALLPMALGVTGEGGFISQPLAVVVIGGLITSTLLTLLLVPTLYTMVELRKERRRAKKTARLTVVPAPAQPSDEESPARV; translated from the coding sequence ATGTCCTGGCTGTCCCGCTTCAGCCTTGCCCAAAGGGCGTTGATCGGCCTCGTGTCGCTCGTCGCGCTCCTCTTCGGCGCCATCGCCATCCCGCAGCTCAAGCAGCAGCTGCTGCCGTCCATCGAACTGCCGATGGTGTCCGTGCTCGCGCCGTACCAGGGCGCCTCGCCCGACGTGGTGGAGAAGCAGGTCGTCGAACCGATCGAGGCCATGCTCAAGGGCGTCGACGGAATCACCGGCATCACGTCCACCGCCAGCGAGGGCAACGCCCTCATCATGGCCACCTTCGACTACGGCGACAGCGGCACGAAGCAGCTCGTCGCCGACGTCCAGCAGGCCGTCAACCGGGCCCGGGTCCGGCTGCCCGCCGAGGTGGACCCGCAGGTGGTCGCCGGTTCCACCGACGACATCCCGACGGTCATCCTCGCCGTCACCTCGGACAAGGACCAGCAGGCCCTCGCCGACCAGCTGGAACGTTCCGTCGTCCCCGTCCTGTCGGACATCGAGGGCGTCGGCCAGGTCACCGTCGACGGCGTCCAGGACCTCCAGGTCACCGTCACCCCCGACAACGCCAGGCTCGCCGCCGCCGGAATCGACGGAGCCGCCCTCGCCCAGGGCCTCCAGGCGGGCGGCGCGACCGTCCCCGCTGGCTCCTTCGACGAGGCCGGCAAGAACCGGACCGTCCGCGTCGGCGCCGGCTACACCTCCCTCGCCCAGGTCGAGGACCTGCGCCTGAGCCCCGGCCCCGGCAAGCCGGCCGTCCGCCTCGGCGACGTCGCCACGGTGAAGCAGGAGGCCGCCAAGGCCGTCTCCATCACCCGCACCAACGGCAAGCCCAGCCTCGCCCTCGTCCTCACCATGGACAAGGACGGCAGCGCCGTCGCCATCTCCGACGCCGTCAAGGACAAGCTGCCCGAGCTGCGCTCCACCCTCGGCGGGGGCGCCGAGCTGACCGTCGTCAGCGACCAGGGCCCGGCCGTCGCCAAGTCCATCTCCAGCCTCACCACCGAGGGCCTGCTCGGCCTGGTCTTCGCGGTGATCGTGATCCTGGTCTTCCTGGCCTCGCTGCGCTCGACGCTGGTCACCGCGGTCTCCATCCCGCTGTCCGTCGTCCTCGCGCTGATCGTGCTGTGGACCCGCGACCTGTCGCTGAACATGCTGACGCTGGGCGCGCTCACGATCGCCATCGGCCGCGTCGTCGACGACTCGATCGTGGTCCTGGAGAACATCAAGCGCCACCTCGGCTACGGCGAGGAGCGCGAGAGCGCCATCATCACCGCGGTCAAGGAAGTGGCCGGCGCGGTCACCTCCTCCACGCTCACCACCGTCGCCGTCTTCCTGCCGATCGGCCTGGTCGGCGGCATGATCGGCGAGCTCTTCGGCTCCTTCTCGCTCACCGTCACCGCGGCCCTGCTGGCCTCGCTGCTCGTCTCGCTGACGGTCGTACCGGTGCTGTCGTACTGGTTCCTGCGCGCGCCCAAGGGCGTGGCGTCGGGGGACGCCGAGAGCATGGCCAAGGCCCGCCGCGAAGCCGAGGAGAAGGAAGCGCGCAGCAAGCTCCAGGGCTTCTACGTGCGGGTCCTGGGCTTCGCCACCCGCCGCCGCCTGACGAGCGTGGGCATCGCGGTCGTCGTCCTCGTCGGCACCTTCGGCATGACCCCGCTGCTCAAGACCAACTTCTTCGACCAGGGCGAGCAGGACGTCCTGACGGTCAAGCAGGAACTGGCCCCCGGCACCTCCCTGGCCGCCACCGACGAGGCGAGCCGCAAGATCGAGCAGGTGCTGGCCTCGGTCGACGGCGTCAAGAGCCACCAGGTCACCGTCGGCTCCTCCGGCTTCCTCGCCGCCTTCGGCGGCGGCACGGGCTCCAACCAGGCCTCGTTCCAGGTCTCCCTGAAGGACTCCGGCAAGGCCGAGAGCGTCAAGAAGCAGATCGAGGGCAAGCTGGCCGCCCTCGACGGCATCGGCGAGACCCGCATCTCCGCCGGCGACGGCTTCGGCAGCCAGAACCTCAGCGTCGTCGTCAAGGCCGGCGACGCCGCGGTCCTCGCCAAGGCCGCCGAGCAGGTCCGCGCCGAGGTCGCGACCCTGAAGAACGTCACCGACGTGCAGAGCGACCTCTCCCAGTCCGTGCCCCGGATCTCGGTGACCGCCACCCCCAAGGCGGCCGAACTGGGCCTGAACCAGGCCGCGCTCGGCGGGATCGTCGCCCAGGTCGTACGGGGCAACCCGGCGGGCAAGGCCGTACTGGACGACACCGAGCGGGACATCGTCATCAAGTCCGCCTCGCCGGCCACCACCCTGGCCGAGCTCCAGGCCCTCCCGGTCGGCCCCCTCAAGCTCGGTGACATCGCCGAGGTCAAGGAGGTCCCCGGCCCGGTCGCGATGACCCGGATCGACGGCGCCCGCGCCGCCACCATCACCGCGCGGCCGGTCGGCGACAACACCGGTGCGGTCAGCTCCGTCCTCCAGACGAAGATCAAGGCCCTGGACCTTCCGGACGGCGCCACGGCCTCCATCGGCGGTGTCTCCGAGGACCAGGACGAGGCCTTCGCCTCGCTCGGCCTGGCCATGTTCGCGGCCATCGCGATCGTGTTCATGCTGCTGGTCGCGACCTTCCGCTCGCTGGTCCAGCCGCTGATCCTGCTCGTCTCCATCCCGTTCGCGGCGACCGGCGCGATCGGCCTGCTCCTCGTCACCGGCACCCCGATGGGCGTCCCGGCGATGATCGGCATGCTGATGCTGATCGGCATCGTCGTGACCAACGCGATCGTCCTGATCGACCTGGTCAACCAGTACCGGGCACAGGGCCTCGGCGTCGTCGAAGCCGTCGTCGAGGGCGGCCGGCACCGACTGCGCCCGATCCTGATGACGGCCCTCGCGACGATCTTCGCGCTGCTCCCGATGGCGCTGGGCGTCACCGGCGAGGGCGGCTTCATCTCGCAGCCGCTCGCGGTCGTGGTGATCGGCGGCCTGATCACCTCGACGCTGCTGACGCTGCTTCTGGTGCCGACCCTCTACACGATGGTGGAACTCCGCAAGGAGCGCCGCCGCGCGAAGAAGACGGCCCGCCTGACGGTGGTCCCGGCCCCGGCGCAGCCCTCGGACGAGGAGTCCCCGGCCCGCGTCTGA